A genomic segment from Sparus aurata chromosome 10, fSpaAur1.1, whole genome shotgun sequence encodes:
- the LOC115590436 gene encoding low affinity immunoglobulin gamma Fc region receptor III-like, producing the protein MEVTALCTRLTVNVLMLLSAQSAVSVHKTVTDAAFPHIDPNRLQFFEYESFSLNCAGLRGPTEWRVMTKVPSNTSQWETSTGSVKIKLAFVSHSGAYWCENRSGERTDSVNITVTAGDVILESPALPVMERHSVTLRCRKRATSSNLPADFFKDGHFSGTGYTGEMTIDSVSRSDEGSYKCRISVAGHSAESWLAVGAYNTPTLHGPTPQDTPPNDGEETPTPPSSPGSIQLSILLPVLFIILCVAGLLLVVGLLQCRKHRAACFSSETPTTGSEGSQNICTVNQHGTEADPETSCS; encoded by the exons ATGGAGGTCACAGCGCTCTGCACCAGACTGA CAGTGAACGTATTGATGCTACTCTCTGCTCAGAGCGCTGTGTCTGTTCACAAAACTGTGACCG ATGCAGCTTTTCCTCACATTGATCCAAACAGGCTGCAATTTTTTGAGTATGAGTCCTTTTCATTAAATTGTGCGGGGCTTCGCGGTCCGACTGAATGGAGGGTGATGACAAAGGTTCCCTCAAATACTTCTCAATGGGAGACATCGACCGGATCGGTGAAGATTAAACTAGCCTTTGTATCACACAGTGGAGCATACTGGTGTGAGAACAGATCAGGAGAGAGGACCGACTCTGTCAACATAACTGTCACTG CTGGTGACGTGATCCTGGAGAGTCCTGCTCTCCCTGTGATGGAACGCCACAGCGTCACTCTGCGCTGTAGAAAAAGGGCGACATCCTCCAACCTCCCAGCTGATTTCTTTAAAGACGGCCACTTCAGTGGGACTGGATATACAGGAGAGATGACCATCGACAGTGTTTCCAGGTCAGATGAAGGATCCTACAAGTGCAGAATCTCTGTGGCTGGACATTCTGCAGAGAGCTGGCTGGCTGTTGGAG CATATAATACTCCGACACTTCATGGCCCAACACCTCAAGACACACCACCAAACGATGGTGAAGAAACTCCTACTCCTCCTTCCAGCCCCGGTTCCATTCAGCTCTCCATCCTGCTGCCAGTTCTCTTCATCATTCTCTGTGTGGCCGGGCTGCTGTTGGTCGTGGGACTGCTTCAGTGTCGTAAACACAGAG CTGCATGCTTTTCATCAGAGACACCAACAACAGGATCAGAAGGatcacaaaacatttgcacag TGAACCAACATGGCACTGAAGCTGATCCAGAAACAA GTTGTTCATAA
- the LOC115589848 gene encoding sentrin-specific protease 1-like — protein sequence MEFVSEVINAYLKKLVERYNHNNTTRAFAVDSFEITRIWEGKKPKIKIVPQLYKFILGVVNQAHHWMLVVILPAQKKSLFLDPLGENKKAVGHCKDVTRSLMRQRGLNPSRWECETNTHSIQQDATSCGAFALKFAECILNGLPLVFDTSPSSVNSIREEIAVSLLMNTDDLTDLCRICGENTGDTLWIGCDKCLRWFHKICAKYPKNGRRSYVCEACK from the exons ATGGAGTTTGTAAGTGAG gTTATAAATGCATATCTCAAAAAACTTGTGGAGAGATACAATCACAACAACACCACAAGGGCATTTGCAGTGGACTCATTTGAAATAACAAGGATTTGGGAGGGGAAGAAGCCCAAAATTAAG ATTGTCCCACAGCTGTACAAGTTCATATTGGGCGTGGTCAATCAGGCCCATCACTGGATGCTGGTG GTGATCTTACCAGCACAAAAGAAGAGCCTTTTTCTGGACCCACTGggggaaaacaaaaaggcagTGGGTCACTGCAAGGATGTCACAAG ATCGTTAATGAGACAGAGGGGGTTAAATCCTTCAAGGTGGGAGTGCGAAACAAACACCCACTCCATTCAGCAAGATGCCACGTCTTGTGGGGCTTTTGCATTGAAG TTTGCTGAATGCATCTTGAATGGGTTGCCTCTGGTATTCGACACTTCACCATCCAGTGTCAACAGTATAAGGGAGGAGATAGCGGTCTCTCTGCTGATGAATACAG ATGACCTGACAGACCTCTGTCGTATTTGTGGGGAGAACACAGGGGACACTTTGTGG ATTGGGTGTGACAAGTGTCTACGATGGTTCCACAAAATCTGTGCCAAGTACCCCAAAAACGGAAGGAGGTcgtatgtgtgtgaagcatgcaagtag